The following are from one region of the Chromobacterium phragmitis genome:
- the kdpB gene encoding potassium-transporting ATPase subunit KdpB, with product MNDNNHSQALAVPAASHKSAGKSLFDPALVKPAIVDSFKKLSPRTQWRNPVMFVVYVGSILATGLWLQSLGGHGEASSGFILGIALWLWFTVLFANFAEALAEGRSKAQAASLRSAKKNVVAKKLAGGNHGAAKSIVDGTSLRKGDFVLVEAGDVIPVDGEVVEGVASVDESAITGESAPVIRESGGDFSSVTGGTRVLSDWIVVKITVNPGETFLDRMIAMVEGAKRQKTPNEIALTILLVALTIVFLIVTVTLLPFSLFSVAAAKAGSPISITTLVALLVCLIPTTIGGLLSAIGVAGMSRMMGANVIATSGRAVEAAGDVDVLLLDKTGTITLGNRQASAFIPAPGVSEKDLADAAQLASLADETPEGRSVVVLAKQKFNLRERQLASHEAVFIPFTAQTRMSGIDYDGRQIRKGAIDAIRRHIAEQGGQFPDALSKSADEVARRGSTPLLVAEGNRALGVIELKDIVKGGIKERFAELRQMGIKTVMITGDNPLTAAAIAAEAGVDDYLAEATPEAKLKLIRSHQAEGKLVAMTGDGTNDAPALAQADVAVAMNTGTQAAKEAGNMVDLDSNPTKLIEIVEIGKQMLMTRGSLTTFSIANDVAKYFAIIPAAFASTYPQLNALNVMGLNSPASAILSAVIFNAVIIVFLIPLALKGVKYHAKSAAELLRDNLLIYGLGGLLVPFAGIKLIDMLLGALGLV from the coding sequence ATGAACGACAACAATCATTCCCAAGCCCTGGCGGTCCCCGCCGCCAGCCACAAGAGCGCAGGCAAGTCGCTGTTCGACCCGGCGCTGGTGAAACCAGCCATCGTCGACTCGTTCAAGAAGCTGTCGCCTCGCACCCAATGGCGCAATCCGGTGATGTTCGTGGTCTACGTGGGCAGCATTCTGGCCACCGGCCTGTGGCTGCAATCGCTGGGCGGCCATGGCGAAGCCTCCTCCGGCTTCATCCTGGGCATCGCGCTGTGGCTGTGGTTCACCGTGCTGTTCGCCAACTTCGCCGAGGCGCTGGCCGAAGGCCGCAGCAAGGCCCAGGCCGCCAGCCTGCGCTCCGCCAAGAAAAACGTGGTGGCCAAGAAACTGGCCGGCGGCAATCACGGCGCGGCCAAGAGCATCGTCGACGGCACCTCCCTGCGCAAGGGCGACTTCGTGCTGGTGGAAGCCGGAGACGTGATCCCGGTGGACGGCGAGGTGGTGGAAGGCGTGGCCTCGGTCGACGAATCCGCCATCACCGGCGAGTCCGCGCCGGTGATCCGCGAGTCCGGCGGCGACTTCTCCTCCGTCACCGGCGGCACCCGCGTGCTGTCCGACTGGATCGTGGTCAAGATCACCGTCAATCCGGGCGAAACCTTCCTCGACCGCATGATCGCGATGGTGGAAGGCGCCAAGCGCCAGAAGACGCCGAACGAGATCGCGCTGACCATCCTCTTGGTCGCGCTGACCATCGTGTTCCTGATCGTGACCGTCACCCTGCTGCCCTTCTCCTTGTTCAGCGTGGCCGCGGCCAAGGCCGGCAGCCCGATCAGCATCACCACCCTGGTGGCGCTGCTGGTTTGCCTGATCCCCACCACCATCGGCGGTCTCTTGTCCGCCATCGGCGTGGCCGGCATGAGCCGCATGATGGGCGCCAACGTGATCGCCACCTCCGGTCGCGCGGTGGAGGCCGCCGGCGACGTGGACGTGCTGCTGTTGGACAAGACCGGCACCATCACGCTGGGCAACCGCCAGGCATCGGCCTTCATCCCGGCGCCGGGCGTGTCGGAGAAAGACCTGGCCGACGCCGCCCAACTGGCGTCGCTGGCCGACGAAACGCCGGAAGGCCGCAGCGTGGTGGTGCTGGCCAAGCAGAAATTCAATCTGCGCGAACGCCAGCTGGCCAGCCATGAGGCCGTGTTCATCCCGTTCACCGCGCAAACCCGGATGTCCGGCATCGACTACGACGGCCGCCAGATCCGCAAGGGCGCCATCGACGCGATCCGCCGCCACATCGCCGAGCAAGGCGGCCAGTTCCCGGACGCGCTGTCCAAGAGCGCCGACGAAGTGGCGCGCCGCGGCTCCACTCCGCTGCTGGTAGCCGAGGGCAACCGCGCGCTGGGCGTGATCGAGCTGAAGGACATCGTCAAGGGCGGCATCAAGGAACGCTTCGCCGAACTGCGCCAGATGGGCATCAAGACCGTGATGATCACCGGCGACAACCCGCTGACCGCCGCCGCCATCGCCGCCGAGGCCGGCGTGGACGACTACCTGGCCGAGGCCACGCCGGAAGCCAAGCTCAAGCTGATCCGCAGCCATCAGGCCGAAGGCAAGCTGGTGGCGATGACCGGTGACGGCACCAACGACGCGCCGGCGCTGGCCCAGGCAGACGTGGCGGTGGCGATGAACACCGGCACTCAGGCGGCGAAGGAAGCCGGCAACATGGTGGACCTGGATTCCAACCCCACCAAGCTGATCGAGATCGTGGAAATCGGCAAGCAGATGCTGATGACGCGCGGCTCGCTGACCACCTTCTCCATCGCCAACGACGTGGCCAAGTACTTCGCCATCATTCCGGCGGCGTTCGCCAGCACCTACCCGCAGTTGAACGCGCTGAACGTGATGGGTCTCAACAGCCCGGCGTCCGCCATCCTGTCGGCGGTGATCTTCAACGCGGTCATCATCGTGTTCCTGATCCCGCTGGCGCTGAAAGGCGTGAAATACCACGCCAAGAGCGCGGCCGAGCTGCTGCGCGACAACCTGCTGATCTACGGCTTGGGCGGCCTGCTGGTGCCCTTCGCCGGCATCAAGCTGATCGACATGCTGCTTGGCGCGCTGGGTCTGGTCTGA
- the kdpE gene encoding two-component system response regulator KdpE yields MSDAPISVVIIEDEKPIRRFLSAALEEESLTVYEAETGKQGQIEVATRKPDLAILDLGLPDMNGIDVIKSLREWSDIPILVLSARTQETEKVAALDAGADDYLTKPFGVAECLARIRVLLRRRIHGSSAPQQTFQFGDIKIDLVNRLVSKADAPVHLTPIEYRLLSTLIRNAGKVITHRELLLAVWGPSFSEHNQYLRVYMGHLRQKLEDNPAMPRHIVTETGVGYRLVENAPDPAI; encoded by the coding sequence ATGAGCGACGCACCCATTTCCGTAGTGATCATCGAAGACGAGAAGCCGATCCGCCGCTTTCTGTCCGCCGCGCTGGAAGAAGAAAGCCTCACGGTTTACGAAGCTGAGACCGGCAAGCAGGGACAGATCGAGGTGGCCACCCGCAAGCCGGACCTGGCCATCCTGGATCTGGGGTTGCCGGACATGAACGGCATAGACGTGATCAAGAGCCTGCGCGAATGGAGCGACATTCCCATCCTGGTGCTGTCGGCGCGCACCCAGGAGACGGAAAAGGTGGCCGCGCTGGACGCCGGCGCCGACGACTACCTGACCAAGCCTTTCGGCGTGGCCGAATGCCTGGCGCGCATCCGCGTATTGCTGCGCCGCCGCATCCATGGCAGCTCGGCCCCACAGCAAACCTTCCAGTTCGGCGACATCAAAATCGATCTGGTCAATCGCCTGGTCAGCAAGGCCGACGCGCCGGTGCATCTGACGCCTATCGAATACCGGCTGCTGTCCACGCTGATCCGCAACGCCGGCAAGGTCATCACCCACCGCGAACTGCTGCTGGCCGTGTGGGGCCCGTCATTCTCCGAGCACAACCAGTATCTGCGCGTCTACATGGGCCATTTGCGGCAAAAACTGGAAGACAACCCGGCCATGCCACGCCACATCGTCACCGAGACCGGCGTAGGCTACCGGCTGGTGGAAAACGCGCCCGATCCGGCCATCTGA
- the kdpF gene encoding K(+)-transporting ATPase subunit F: protein MTFWYLISAALALGLFAYLIYALLKPENF, encoded by the coding sequence ATGACCTTCTGGTACCTGATCAGCGCCGCGCTGGCGCTGGGGCTGTTCGCCTATCTGATCTACGCACTGCTTAAGCCGGAGAACTTCTAA
- the kdpC gene encoding potassium-transporting ATPase subunit KdpC yields the protein MKLIRPLLVVFGGLSLITGLAYPLAATGIAQAAFPAQANGSLIEKDGKVVGSRLIGQSFAGEQYFWGRPSATGPMPYNAGSSGGANLGPTNPAQLAAVKGNVETIRKAHPTQTGPVPVDLVTASASGLDPEISAASAYYQVDRVAAARKLPADAVRKLVDSRIVGETFGLLGEPRVNVLELNLALDDISKKA from the coding sequence ATGAAACTGATTCGTCCCCTGCTGGTGGTCTTCGGCGGCCTGTCGCTGATCACCGGCCTCGCCTACCCGCTGGCCGCCACCGGCATCGCCCAGGCGGCGTTCCCGGCGCAGGCCAACGGCAGCCTGATCGAAAAAGACGGCAAGGTGGTGGGCTCGCGCCTGATCGGCCAGAGCTTCGCCGGCGAGCAATACTTCTGGGGCCGCCCGTCGGCTACCGGCCCGATGCCGTACAATGCCGGCAGCTCCGGCGGCGCCAACCTGGGCCCGACCAATCCGGCGCAGTTGGCCGCGGTGAAAGGCAATGTGGAAACGATCCGCAAGGCGCACCCGACTCAGACCGGCCCGGTGCCGGTGGACTTGGTGACCGCGTCCGCCAGCGGACTGGACCCGGAGATCTCCGCCGCTTCCGCCTACTACCAGGTTGACCGCGTCGCCGCCGCGCGTAAACTGCCGGCAGACGCGGTCCGCAAGCTGGTGGACAGCCGCATCGTCGGCGAAACCTTCGGCTTGCTGGGCGAGCCGCGGGTCAATGTGCTGGAGTTGAATCTGGCGCTGGACGATATTTCCAAGAAAGCCTAA
- a CDS encoding MATE family efflux transporter — MLFELNRASRAEILAEARQIAGLALPMMVAQIAQVATSFVDTVMAGRVGTDDLAAVSLGASVFITVYVTLMGVVAALNPILSHHLGSRDQGAFRRDAAQGLWFGLLLGTLGAGLMLLLEAPLRHWLHLPPEVTDKVMLFITGAAIGMPAAMAHRALHAYASSLGHPKAIMVVSLLALALNIPLNYILIHGLFGLPKMGGAGCGWATGIVFWFNCLTLLAYVSWHRHFRDTRILAGLAAPDWRRFLAFLKLGVPIGLSFFVEVSLFSFIALLIAELGTVVVATHQSVLNFSSLIYMLPQSVATALSVRVGHHAGAGDYKAARFISGVGMLMGLAMAGFAMALVLLLREPIMWMYSADPKVIAMGTTLLLFAAVYQLTDAAQTVASGALRGYKLTSIPMLIHIVSFWMVGLGLGMLLGLTDWIVPRMGIYGFWTALVISLSVAGLLLTYYLARASRHRLRRDQGILL, encoded by the coding sequence ATGCTGTTTGAACTCAACCGCGCGTCGCGCGCCGAAATCCTTGCCGAAGCGCGCCAGATCGCAGGCCTCGCCCTGCCGATGATGGTGGCCCAGATCGCGCAGGTGGCCACCAGCTTCGTCGATACCGTGATGGCCGGCCGCGTCGGCACCGACGACCTGGCCGCCGTGTCGCTGGGCGCCAGCGTGTTCATCACCGTTTACGTGACGCTGATGGGCGTGGTCGCCGCGCTCAACCCCATCCTGTCCCATCACCTGGGCTCCCGCGATCAAGGCGCTTTTCGCCGCGACGCGGCTCAAGGCCTGTGGTTCGGCCTGCTGCTCGGCACGCTGGGCGCCGGCTTGATGCTGCTGCTGGAAGCGCCGCTGCGGCACTGGCTGCATCTGCCGCCGGAGGTCACCGACAAGGTGATGCTGTTCATCACCGGCGCCGCCATCGGCATGCCGGCGGCGATGGCCCACCGCGCGCTGCACGCCTATGCGTCCAGCCTGGGCCACCCCAAGGCCATCATGGTGGTCAGCCTGTTGGCGCTGGCGCTGAACATACCGCTCAACTACATCCTGATCCACGGCTTGTTCGGCTTGCCCAAGATGGGGGGCGCCGGCTGCGGCTGGGCCACCGGCATCGTGTTCTGGTTCAATTGCCTGACCCTGCTGGCCTACGTCAGCTGGCACCGCCATTTCCGCGACACCCGCATCCTGGCCGGGCTGGCCGCGCCCGATTGGCGGCGCTTCCTGGCCTTTCTCAAGTTGGGCGTGCCCATCGGACTGTCCTTCTTCGTCGAGGTCAGCCTGTTTTCCTTCATCGCGCTCTTGATCGCGGAGCTTGGCACCGTGGTGGTGGCCACCCACCAGTCGGTGCTGAACTTCTCCAGCCTGATCTATATGCTGCCGCAGAGCGTGGCCACCGCGCTGTCGGTGCGCGTCGGCCACCACGCCGGCGCCGGCGACTACAAGGCCGCCCGCTTCATTTCCGGCGTAGGCATGCTGATGGGCCTGGCCATGGCGGGCTTCGCCATGGCTCTGGTGCTGCTGCTGCGCGAACCCATCATGTGGATGTACAGCGCCGACCCCAAGGTCATCGCGATGGGCACCACGCTGCTGCTGTTCGCCGCCGTCTACCAGTTGACCGACGCCGCGCAAACCGTCGCCTCCGGCGCGCTGCGCGGCTACAAGCTCACCTCGATTCCGATGCTGATCCACATCGTCTCGTTCTGGATGGTGGGGCTGGGCCTGGGCATGCTGCTGGGCCTGACCGACTGGATCGTGCCGCGCATGGGCATCTACGGCTTCTGGA
- a CDS encoding DUF4118 domain-containing protein, with translation MTDQRPDPDALLDELKREELEARRGRLKIFFGACAGVGKTFAMLAAARVKQQEGVRVLVGVVETHGRKETAEQLEGLALLPPSRIEYKGRSLSEFDIDAALAAQPQLILIDEFAHSNAPGSRHPKRWQDVEELLAAGIDVYTTLNVQHLESLNDVVGQITGIIVRETLPDHVFDMADEVSLVDLPPDELLSRLAAGKVYLPHQAERAVKNFFRKGNLLALRELALRRTADRVDAQMRAYRADQSIKPVWHARERLLVCVGPGPGTEKLVRSAKRLAANLDADWIAVYVETPRLQRLPEEQRARVLKGLRLAQELGAETTVLGGSRLAATLLAYARTRNVSKLVVGKPNRGWIARLWEGSLVSELSRLSGDVDVYVVAHELEEDADKRGKRVPSLLFSDSESGHTARGYLAAAAVCFATTELNHLLVPYFELSNVIMVHLLAVVLIATRYGRGPGVLASFLSVAAFDFFFVPPQLSFAVSDTQYLLTFIVMLAVALIISQLTARFRFEATIATYRERRTRALYDLGRELAGALTASQIIETAVGRLEPLFRAKVMLFIPDSEDRLRAATETGNDADAGVAQWVFDNQQPAGLGTNTLPSNAALYVPLKAPMRVRGVIALQPEETIHAFLPEQQRLLETCAAQIALALERVHYVEVAQDAIVAMESERLRNSVLSVVSHDLRTPLTTMLGLANMLNAPTLPPGRHSEIAQSIQDEAIRMTKLVTNLLDMAKLQSGVKLNKEWQLLDEVVGSAVRACERSLRDHKLELDLSRDLPVLEYDAVLIERVLVNLLENAGKYTPAGSRIELAARHDGDKVRITVTDDGPGLPAHMEQRAFDKFTRGAPESTTPGVGLGLAICRAIIENHGGTIEAGNAQPHGARFSFTLPASPPPELPPEDA, from the coding sequence ATGACCGATCAGCGCCCCGACCCGGATGCCCTGCTGGACGAACTGAAACGCGAGGAGCTGGAGGCCCGCCGCGGCCGGCTGAAGATCTTCTTCGGCGCCTGCGCCGGCGTCGGCAAGACCTTCGCCATGCTGGCCGCTGCCCGCGTCAAGCAGCAGGAGGGCGTGCGGGTGCTGGTCGGCGTAGTGGAAACGCATGGCCGCAAGGAAACCGCGGAGCAACTGGAGGGGCTGGCGCTGCTGCCCCCCAGCCGCATCGAATACAAGGGCCGCTCGCTGTCGGAGTTCGACATCGACGCGGCGCTGGCCGCTCAGCCGCAGTTGATCCTGATCGACGAATTCGCCCACTCCAACGCGCCCGGCTCGCGCCATCCCAAGCGCTGGCAGGACGTGGAAGAGCTGCTCGCCGCCGGCATCGACGTATACACGACGCTGAACGTACAGCATTTGGAGAGCCTGAACGATGTCGTCGGCCAGATCACCGGCATCATCGTCAGGGAAACACTGCCGGACCATGTGTTCGACATGGCCGACGAGGTCTCGCTGGTGGACCTGCCGCCGGACGAACTGTTGTCCCGCCTCGCCGCCGGCAAGGTCTATCTGCCGCACCAGGCCGAACGCGCGGTGAAAAACTTCTTCCGCAAGGGCAATTTGCTGGCGCTGCGCGAGCTGGCGCTCAGGCGCACCGCCGACCGAGTCGACGCCCAGATGCGCGCCTACCGCGCCGACCAGTCGATCAAACCGGTCTGGCACGCGCGCGAGCGGCTTTTGGTCTGCGTCGGCCCCGGGCCCGGCACCGAAAAGCTGGTGCGCAGCGCCAAACGGCTGGCCGCCAATCTGGATGCGGATTGGATCGCCGTCTACGTGGAGACGCCCCGGCTGCAACGGCTGCCGGAAGAACAGCGCGCGCGGGTGCTGAAGGGTCTGCGCTTGGCACAAGAACTGGGCGCGGAAACCACGGTATTGGGCGGCAGCCGGCTTGCCGCCACCCTGCTCGCCTACGCCCGCACCCGCAACGTATCCAAACTGGTGGTGGGCAAACCCAACCGCGGCTGGATCGCCCGGCTGTGGGAGGGCTCGCTGGTGAGCGAACTGAGCCGCCTCTCCGGCGACGTCGACGTCTACGTGGTGGCCCACGAGTTGGAAGAAGACGCCGACAAGCGCGGCAAACGCGTGCCCAGCCTGCTGTTCAGCGACAGCGAATCCGGCCACACCGCGCGCGGTTACCTGGCCGCAGCCGCCGTCTGCTTCGCCACCACCGAGCTCAACCACCTCTTGGTGCCCTACTTCGAACTATCCAACGTCATCATGGTGCACCTGCTGGCGGTGGTGCTGATCGCCACCCGCTATGGCCGGGGGCCAGGCGTGCTGGCGTCCTTCCTGTCGGTGGCGGCGTTCGATTTCTTCTTCGTGCCGCCGCAGCTGTCGTTCGCGGTGTCCGACACCCAATACCTGCTGACCTTCATCGTGATGCTGGCGGTGGCGCTGATCATCAGCCAGCTGACCGCCCGCTTCCGCTTCGAGGCCACCATCGCCACCTACCGCGAGCGCCGCACCCGCGCGCTGTACGACCTGGGCCGCGAACTGGCCGGCGCGCTGACCGCCTCGCAAATCATCGAAACCGCGGTCGGCCGGTTGGAGCCGCTGTTCCGCGCCAAGGTGATGCTGTTCATTCCCGACAGCGAGGACCGCCTGCGCGCCGCCACCGAAACCGGCAACGACGCCGACGCCGGCGTCGCGCAGTGGGTGTTCGACAACCAGCAGCCGGCCGGACTCGGCACCAACACACTGCCGTCCAACGCTGCGCTCTACGTGCCGCTGAAAGCGCCGATGCGGGTGCGCGGCGTCATCGCCCTGCAGCCCGAGGAAACCATCCATGCCTTCCTGCCGGAGCAGCAGCGGCTGCTGGAAACCTGCGCCGCCCAGATCGCGCTGGCGCTGGAACGGGTGCATTACGTGGAGGTGGCGCAGGACGCCATCGTGGCGATGGAATCGGAACGGCTGCGCAACAGCGTGCTGTCGGTGGTGTCCCACGATCTGCGCACGCCGCTGACCACCATGCTGGGCCTGGCCAATATGCTGAACGCCCCCACCCTGCCGCCGGGCCGGCACAGCGAGATCGCCCAGTCCATCCAGGATGAGGCGATACGGATGACCAAGCTGGTGACCAACCTGCTGGACATGGCCAAGCTGCAGTCCGGCGTCAAGCTGAACAAGGAATGGCAGCTGCTGGACGAGGTGGTGGGCAGCGCGGTGCGCGCCTGCGAACGCAGCCTGCGCGATCACAAGCTGGAGCTGGACCTCAGCCGCGATCTGCCGGTGCTGGAGTACGACGCGGTATTGATCGAACGGGTGCTGGTCAACTTGCTGGAAAACGCCGGCAAATACACGCCGGCCGGCTCGCGCATCGAGCTGGCCGCCCGCCACGACGGCGACAAGGTCCGCATCACCGTCACCGACGACGGCCCCGGCCTGCCCGCCCACATGGAGCAGCGGGCCTTCGACAAGTTCACCCGCGGCGCGCCCGAATCCACCACGCCCGGCGTGGGGCTGGGCCTGGCCATCTGCCGCGCCATCATAGAAAACCACGGCGGGACGATAGAAGCCGGCAACGCGCAGCCGCACGGCGCCCGCTTCTCCTTCACGCTGCCGGCCAGCCCGCCTCCCGAGCTGCCGCCGGAGGACGCCTAA
- the kdpA gene encoding potassium-transporting ATPase subunit KdpA has product MSTPAMLQLGLFLLVLIALAWPLGAYMTRVMQGENVGPLRFAAPLERAFYRLAGIKQDDEMGWRGYAVALILFNILGVIALYALQRLQGALPFNPQALGAVSPDSSFNTAISFVTNTNWQGYGGETTMSYLTQMLGLTVQNFVSAATGAAVVIALIRGFARHSSAKIGNFWVDVTRMTLYVLLPLSLIFALAFSQQGVIQNLSAYQDVHTVEAVKYQQAKLDAEGKPALDQNGKPVMEDKTSQTQTLPMGPVASQEAIKLLGTNGGGFFNANSAHPYENPTPLSNFLQVIAIFLIPAALCFLFGRMVGDRRQGWAILAAMTIMFAAAVYAVTSAEQAGVPQYGSMGIDQRAGALQSGGNMEGKEARFGVIDTSLFIAVTTSASCGAVNAMHDSLTPLGGMVPTFLMQLGEVVFGGVGSGLYGMLIFAILAVFIAGLMVGRTPEYLGKKIETYEMKMTAITILVTPTLVLALTAVAVSVGAGQAGILNPGAHGFSEVLYAFTSAANNNGSAFAGLSANTPFYNIMTGIAMFFGRFFMIVPILAIAGSLAAKKRLAVTGGTLPTHGPLFVALLIGTVLLVGALNYVPALALGPVVEHLQMVAGR; this is encoded by the coding sequence ATGAGCACACCCGCCATGCTGCAACTTGGGCTGTTCCTGCTCGTGCTGATCGCGCTGGCCTGGCCGCTGGGCGCTTACATGACCCGCGTCATGCAGGGCGAGAACGTGGGCCCGCTGCGTTTCGCCGCGCCGCTGGAGCGCGCCTTCTACCGCCTTGCCGGCATCAAGCAAGACGATGAAATGGGCTGGCGCGGCTATGCCGTCGCGCTGATCCTGTTCAACATCCTGGGCGTCATCGCCCTGTACGCGCTGCAGCGGCTGCAAGGCGCGTTGCCCTTCAACCCGCAGGCGCTGGGCGCGGTATCGCCCGACTCCTCGTTCAACACCGCCATCTCCTTCGTGACCAACACCAACTGGCAAGGCTACGGCGGCGAAACCACGATGAGCTACCTGACCCAGATGCTGGGCCTGACGGTGCAGAACTTCGTGTCCGCCGCCACCGGCGCCGCGGTGGTGATCGCGCTGATCCGCGGCTTCGCCCGCCACAGCAGCGCCAAGATCGGCAACTTCTGGGTGGATGTCACCCGGATGACGCTGTACGTGCTGCTGCCGCTGTCGCTGATATTCGCGCTGGCTTTCAGCCAACAGGGCGTGATCCAGAACCTGTCTGCCTATCAGGACGTCCACACCGTCGAAGCCGTCAAATACCAGCAAGCCAAGCTGGACGCCGAAGGCAAGCCGGCGCTGGACCAGAATGGCAAACCGGTGATGGAAGACAAGACCTCCCAGACGCAGACCCTGCCAATGGGACCGGTCGCCTCGCAGGAGGCCATCAAGCTGCTGGGCACCAACGGCGGCGGCTTCTTCAACGCCAACTCCGCCCACCCTTATGAAAATCCGACGCCGCTGTCCAACTTCCTGCAGGTGATCGCCATCTTCCTGATTCCGGCGGCGCTGTGCTTCCTGTTTGGCCGCATGGTGGGCGACCGCCGCCAGGGCTGGGCCATCCTCGCCGCGATGACCATCATGTTCGCCGCCGCGGTATACGCTGTCACCAGCGCCGAGCAGGCCGGCGTGCCGCAATACGGCTCCATGGGCATAGACCAGCGCGCCGGCGCGCTGCAGTCGGGCGGCAATATGGAAGGCAAAGAAGCGCGCTTCGGCGTGATCGACACCTCGCTGTTCATCGCCGTGACCACTTCCGCGTCCTGCGGCGCGGTCAACGCGATGCACGACTCGCTGACTCCGCTGGGCGGCATGGTGCCGACCTTCCTGATGCAGTTGGGCGAAGTGGTGTTCGGCGGCGTCGGGTCCGGCCTGTACGGCATGCTGATCTTCGCCATCCTGGCGGTGTTCATCGCCGGCCTGATGGTGGGCCGCACGCCGGAATACCTGGGCAAGAAGATCGAAACCTACGAGATGAAGATGACCGCGATCACCATCCTGGTGACCCCGACCCTGGTGTTGGCGCTGACCGCCGTCGCCGTGAGCGTGGGCGCGGGCCAGGCCGGCATCCTCAATCCCGGCGCGCATGGCTTCAGCGAAGTGCTGTACGCCTTCACCTCGGCCGCCAACAACAACGGCAGCGCCTTCGCCGGCCTGTCCGCCAACACGCCGTTCTACAACATCATGACCGGAATCGCCATGTTCTTCGGCCGCTTCTTCATGATCGTGCCCATCCTGGCCATCGCCGGCTCGCTGGCCGCCAAGAAGCGCCTGGCCGTCACCGGCGGCACCCTGCCGACCCATGGTCCGCTGTTCGTTGCGCTGCTGATCGGCACCGTCTTGCTGGTGGGCGCGCTGAACTACGTGCCGGCACTGGCGCTGGGTCCGGTGGTCGAGCACCTGCAGATGGTTGCGGGCCGCTGA